The following is a genomic window from Anaerolineales bacterium.
TGGGTCTGGATCAACCTGTGCTGGTGCAACTGGGGATCTACATGCGCCAGATCTTGTTGGAAGGAGATTTTGGCAGCTCCATCCGCTACAGCCGACCGGTGTCGTTGATGCTGATCGAGCGTTTGCCGGTGACGCTGGAGCTCGGGGTTTCTGCCCTAATTCTGGCCGTGATGGTTGGCATTCCTGCTGGCATCCTGTCTGCGGTGAAGCGCAATTCGCGCATTGATGTGGCCGCCATGGTCGGCTCCAACATTGGCGTATCCATGCCCGTCTACTGGCTGGGATTGATGCTGGCCTATGTCTTTTCCATTTTCCTGAAAGATACGCCTTTTTGGCTGCCCCCCAGCGGCCGCTTAACGGCTGGCGTGATTGCTGCCCCCTTCTACAAAGTGTGGGATTGGCAGTTAATTTCTGGCAGCCTGGGAGCGCAAGCAGCTGATTTCCTGAGTAACCTGGTCTTATTTAATTCATTTATCACCGGCCAATGGCACGTCTTTTCGGACGGCATCAAACATCTGATCTTGCCCGCCGTGGCCCTCAGTACCATTCCCTTGGCCATTATTGCCCGCATCACACGCTCCAGCATGCTGGATGTGCTGGGTGCTGAATATGTGCGCACAGCCCGGGCCAAAGGCCTGGCCGAACGTGCCGTGATACTCAAGCACGCATTGCGCAACGCACTGTTGCCCATTATCACGGTAGTTGGTTTGCAGACCGGCACATTGTTTGCCGGCGCGGTGCTCACCGAAACCATCTTCAGTTTTTCGGGGGTGGGCCGCGCCCTGTTTGATGCCATCACTGGGAGAGACTTTCCTGTCATCCAGGCTTTCACGGTGGTGATAGCCGTGGGCTATGTAGCCATTAACTTGATTGTCGATATCTGCTATGCCTTTATTGATCCACGCATCAAGATTGAGTAGGTGAGCGCCATGGCTGTTCAAAGTCCCCCTGTCGCTTCGGTTGAGCAAGTGCAAGACTATCGCAACAATAGTCTGCTCTTTCTTACATTTCGGCGCCTCTTCCGCCAGCGCAATGCCCAGGTTGGCATGCTGATTCTGGGTTTTCTGGTTTTGGTGGCCATCTTTGCCCCGGCCCTGGCCCCTTATGACCCCGACCAATCGCTGATTGGCGTGGAAAGCATTGACAAGCGGGCTGGGCCATGCATTCACTTGCTGGGCTGCTCCGCAGACCAGCCGGAGCATTACATGGGTGTGGACGGCAACGTGCGCGACCAATACAGCCGCATTATCTACGGCACGCGGGTTTCCCTGTTTATTGGTTTCTCCACGATTGGCTTGGCCGTCATCTTTGGCACCATCATTGGCGCCGTCTCCGGTTACGCCGGTGGGTGGGTCGACAACATCATCATGCGCATCATGGATGTCATTCTGGCGTTTCCCTCTTTCTTGCTGGCCATTGCGATCATCACCGTATTGGGGCGCGGCCTGCAGAATGCGTTGTATGCGATTGCGATAGTGAACGTACCCGTGTTCGCCCGTCTGGTGCGCTCCAGTGTCATCTCCCTCAAAGAGTTGGATTTTGTCACTGCTTCGCGTTCGCTGGGCGCCAGTCCGCTGCGCATCCTCTTTATCCGCATTCTGCCCAATGCCATCCCGACCTTGATCGTGCAAGCCACCCTCAGCATCGGCGGCGCCATTCTGGAAGCCGCGGCGCTCTCTTTTCTGGGCCTTGGCGCTCAGCCGCCGTTGGCGGAGTGGGGCACCATGCTAGGCACGGAGCGCAACCAGGTCTTCACTTCTCCACATCTGGTCTTTTTCCCCGGCATCGCCATCATGGTCACGGTGCTGGCCTTCAACCTGCTGGGCGATGGTTTCCGCGACGCTATGGACCCCCGCCTGGCGCAACTGGCCAAGACCTAGGATGGCTGCAAGCATGTCGACCAAGAAAACCGCCCCCCAACCTTTGCTGGATGTCCAGAATCTAAAGACCTACTTCTATACCGATGACGGCGTATTGACGGCGGTTGACGGTGTGGACTTCCAGGTAGCCCCGCGCCAGGTCTTTGGCCTGGTGGGCGAATCGGGTTGTGGCAAAAGCGTTACCTCGCTATCCATCATGCGCTTGGTGGACACCCCAGGCAAGATCGTGGATGGCCAAGTCTTGCTGCAAGGGGAGAACTTGCTGGACAAAACCCCTGCTGAAATGACCAAGGTGCGCGGCAGCCAGATCTCCATGATCTTCCAGCAGCCAAAGAGCAGCCTCAATCCTGTGTTCACCATTGGCGACCAGATCGTGGAAGTCTTCAAGATCCATGAAACCATCAGTGAAAAGGACGCCCGCCAGCGAGCCGTCGAATTGCTGCGCCGGGTGGGCATCCCGGACCCGGAGCGCAAGGCCCAGGCCTATCCGCACGAACTGTCGGGCGGCCAGGCCCAGCGCGTGATGATCGCCATGGCGCTGGCGCTAAAGCCGCGGCTGCTGATTGCGGATGAGCCCACCACCGCGTTGGACGCTACTATCCAAGCCCAAATTCTGGACTTGATGCAAGACCTGCGCGACACGACCGACACGGCGGTGATCCTCATCACGCATGACTTGGGCGTGATTGCCGAGCTGGCTGACCGTGTGGCCGTAATGTACGCGGGCAAGATCGTGGAGGAGGGCGACACAACGGCGCTCTTCGACAAGCCCTTGCATCCTTACACCCAGGGTCTGATGGGCTCCATCCCGGTTTTGGGGGACACCAAGGAACGTTTGGAAGTTATCCCGGGCAATGTGCCCAGCCTGATCAACTTGCAGCCGGGCTGCCGCTTTGCTTCCCGCTGCGGCGCTCGGGTGGAGCATAACCTGGAGATTTGTACGCAGGTCGAACCCGACTTGATCGAATTTGATGCGGGCCACAAAGTGCGCTGTTGGCTGTATCAGGAGCATGCCGGCCACACACCGCCTCTAAAAGCGTTTGCCGGCAAGAAGGACCGCAAATGAGCGCCAAAAGCCAAACGTCCCCAGAGCGTAGCCCCTTGATCGAGGTGCGCAACCTCAAGAAGTATTACCCAGTGCGCGGCGGCTTACTGCGTCGAAAAGTGGCAGATGTTAAAGCTGTGGACGATGTCAGCTTTGCCATCTACCCTGGTGAGACACTGGGCCTGGTAGGCGAATCGGGGTGCGGCAAGACCACGGTGAGCAAGACCATGCTGCGCCTGGAAGAGGCTACGGCTGGGCACATCTTCTTCGAAGGAGAAGATGTGCTGGCCGCCGACGCGGCCGGGATGAAAAACCTGCGCCGCAATATGCAGATCGTCTTTCAGGACCCGTATTCTTCGCTGGACCCGCGTCTGCCGGTGGGCGAATCGATTGCCGAGGCCCTGGTGGTTCACGGCATTGGCGATCCGCAGGAGCGTTTTGAGCGCGTACTTGAGGTGCTCAAGAAGGTTGGGCTGGAAGACTATCACGCCACCCGCTACCCGCACCAGTTCTCCGGAGGACAACGCCAGCGCATCGGCATTGCCCGCGCTTTGATCTTGGATCCCAAGTTCATCGTCCTGGATGAGCCAGTCTCGGCCCTGGACGTATCGATCCAGGCGCAGGTGCTCAATTTGCTTTCCGACCTGCAGCAGGAACTCGGGCTGACCTACCTGTTCGTGGCCCACAACCTGGCGGTGGTGGAACATATCTCGCACCGTGTGGCGGTCATGTATCTGGGCCGTGTGGCGGAGATCGCGCCGCGCAAGGCGCTTTTCAAGAAGCCCTTGCATCCTTACACACAGGCGCTTATGTCTGCCGTGCCCAAGAAGCACCCGGCAGAGAAGAAAGAGCGCATTCTGCTCACGGGGGACGTGCCCAGCCCGCTGAACCCGCCCAGCGGTTGCCGCTTCCACCCGCGCTGTCCGGTAGCGCGCATGGGCCACTGCAACGTGGAAGAACCCCAACTGCGCCAGCTGGAGCCCGAGCACTGGGTGGCCTGCCATTACGCCGAAGATTTCCTCTAGATCAGCCTGCAAAGCCAGTTAGAATCTTCGGGCATGAACTTCGCTCCTGTGCCTGAGTTTGTTTCGCGCCGTTCGCCGGTCGTGGGCCGCGGTGGCATGTTGGCCAGCAGCCAACCGCTGGCCACCGCCGCCGGCCTGGAGATGCTGCGCGCCGGCGGCAGCGCCGCCGACGCGGCAGTAGCTACCGCTGCGGCGCTCAACGTCACTGAGCCGACCAGCACGGGTATCGGCGGTGATTGCTTTGCCCTCTATTATGAAGCGGCCACGCGGCAGGTGCATGCCCTGAATGGCTCCGGCCGCGCCCCGGCGGCCCTTAGCCTCGATCTGCTGAACCAGCAGGGTTTGACTGAACTGCCCCTGTACCATGCTCACACGGTCACGGTGCCTGGCGCGGCGGCGGGCTGGTGCGACACTGTGGCGCGCTTTGGCCGCCTGCCGCTGGGGCAGGTGTTGGCCCCGGCCATCGAGCTGGCTGAGGCGGGCTTCCCCGTGGCCCCGGTCACCAGCCATTTTTGGGAGCGCGGGGCGCAAAATCAGCTCAGCCGCGCGCCTAACGGGCACGAATTGACCATCGAAGGCCGTGCCCCGCGGCCGGGCGAGATCTTCCGTAACCCCGGCCTGGCGCGTACCTTGCGCCGTCTGGCAGAAGGCGGTGCACAGGCCTTTTATCAAGGCGAGATCGCCGAGGCGATCGTGGCGGTGCTGGCCGAGGCCGGCGGCGTGATGACGGCTGCTGATCTGGCAGCCCACCACAGCACCTGGGATGAGCCCATCTTCGCCGACTACCGCGGCCTGCGCGTGTGGGAGTGCCCGCCCAATGGGCAAGGCCTGGCCGCTTTGCTGGCCTTGAACATATTGGAAGGCTTTGACCTGGCCAGCCTGGACCCCTTGGGGCCAGAGCGCTGGCACCTGATAGTTGAGGCGATGCGCCTGGCCTTTGCCGACACGCGCTGGTTCGTGGCCGACCCGGCCAGCCACCCGGCGCCGCTGGAGGCGCTGCTTTCCAAGGACTATGCCGCCCAGCGCCGCGCCCTGATCGACCCAGGGCATGCCGTGGCGGATGTGGCCCGCGGCCGCCCCACGGCGGGCAGCGACACCGTGTATTTCAGCGTGGTGGACGGCGAGGGCAACGCCTGCTCGTTCATCAACAGCAATTATCACGGCTTCGGCACCGGCATGGTGCCCAAGGGCTGGGGCTTCACCTTGCAAAACCGCGGCTATGGTTTCAGCCTGGACCCGGCGCACCCCAATGCGCTGGCCCCGGGCAAACGCCCGTACCACACCATCATCCCGGCCATGATCACGCATGCCGACAGCGGCGAGCTGTTTGCCAGCTACGGGGTAATGGGCGGGTACATGCAGCCGCAGGGTCACATGCAGGTCGCCGTGGGGCTGATCGACGATGGGCTGGACCCGCAGACGGCCCTGGACCGGCCGCGCTTTTGTATTGAAGACGGCAGTGCCTCGCTGGAGCTGGCGGTGGAACATGGGCTGCCCGAAGGCACCCAAACCCAGCTGGCTGCCATGGGCCACCAGCTGAAAGAGGTGGACGGGCTGCCGCGGGCCTTGTTTGGCCGCGGGCAAGTGATCTTGCGAGAACGGGAGACTGGCGTGCTGTGGGGCGGCAGCGACCCGCGCGCCGATGGATTGGCGATGACCTTATGACCCAGGCAACTGCTGTCGCACACCCCAACATTGCCTTCATCAAATACTGGGGCAACCAGGACCAGGCTTTGCGCCTGCCTTCGAATGGCTCGATTTCCATGAACCTGGATGGTTTGCATTCCCATACCTCGGTGCGGTTCACCAGCAGCCTGGCTGGGGATGAATTGCTGCTGGACGGCAAAACCGCCAGCCCTGAGCAGACCCAGCGCGTGACGGCTTTTCTGGACCTGGTGCGCGGGCAGGCCGGCATCGCCAGCCCGGCCCGCGTGGAGAGCCGCAACAATTTCCCCAGCGGGGCTGGGATCGCTTCGTCCTCCTCAGCCTTTGCTGCGCTGGCCTTGGCGGCCAGCGCATCTGCCGGCCTGCAGCTGGACGAAGCCGCCCTCTCGCGCCTGGCCCGGCGCGGCTCTGGCTCCGCCAGCCGCTCGGTGCCGGGCGGTTTTGTGGAATGGCGGCCGGGCAGCGACGCCGAAAGCTATGCCAGCAGTATTGCCCCAGCGACGTACTGGGATCTGGTGGACTGCATTGCCGTGATCAGCGAAGCCCATAAGGCCACCGGCTCCACCGCCGGGCATGTGCTGGCCGGCAGCTCCGCGCTGCAGGCCGCCCGCCTGGCCGGCGCCCCGCAGCGCCTGGAGCAGTGTCGCACGGCGATCCAAAAGCGAGACTTCGAAGCCCTGGCAGAAGTGGCCGAGCTGGACTGCCATTTGATGCACGCGGTGATGATGACCTCGCAGCCCGGCTTGCATTACTGGCTGCCGGCCAGCCTGGAGGTGATGGAGGCGGTGCGCGCCTGGCGCGCGGCCGGCACCCCCGCCTTCTATACGCTGGACGCCGGGCCGAATGTGCATGTGCTCTGCCCGGCCAGCGGCGCAGACGCGCTGAGCGCCGCGCTGCAGCAGGTGCCCGGCGTGCTGCGTGTGCTGCGGGCCGGCGCCGGCGGCCCGGCGCAGCTGCTGCCGGCTTCCTAATTCCCGTCTTAGTTTGCCCCGGCGGTTTCGCCGGCGGCAAACGATATAATTTCCGGATTGGACTTTGGAGAACAGATCATGACGTTAATTCTTTTTGTGGTTGCCTTGGTATCCCTGATCGTATTGCATGAATTGGGGCATTTTTTTGCCGCCAAATTCAGCGGCATCAAGGTCAAGGAATTTGGGATTGGTCTGCCGCCGCGCGTCATGACCCTCTTCAAGTGGGGCGAAACCGATTTCACATTGAATGCGCTGCCCCTGGGCGGGTTTGTTCTGCCCGAGGGTGAAAATGACCCGGATGTGCCCGGAGGCCTGTCTGCCGCCCCGCCGCTTAAGCGGATTTTCGTGCTGTTGGCCGGCCCGGCGATGAACCTGCTGGCTGCGGTGGTTCTGTATTTCATCATCTTCATGCAGATCGGGGCGCCGGACCTGAGCCGGGTGGAAGTGATGAGCATCTCGCCCGATTCGCCGGCCCAGACCGCCGGCCTGCAGGTGGGGGATGTGCTGCTGCGCGTGGACGGCCAGCCGGTGACCAGCAGCCAGAGGCTGCAAGAACTGATCTATGCCAGCCTGGGCGAGCAGATCGAACTGACGATTGAGCGCGCCGGCGAGGAACACAACCTGTACCTGGTGCCGCGCGACCCACCCCCGCCGGATGGCGCGATTGGGATTGCGATGGGCAACCCCAGTGTGGCGGCCAACCCGGCGCAGGCGCTGAGCCTGGGTGTGCAGATGGTGCGCCAGCAGGCCGATAACCTGCTGCGCCTGCCGGGCCGCCTGCTGAGCGGGACGGCCAACGAAGATGAAGGCCGCCTGATCGGCTACAAGGGCATGTACGACATCTTCACCGCGGTACGGGCCGCCGACACAGCCCCGCAGAGCCCCACGCCCGCCGGCGTGAACACCATGTCTTTCTTCGCCTCCATCTCGATTTCGCTGGGCATCCTCAACCTGCTGCCCCTGCCGGCGCTGGACGGCGGCCGGATCTTGTTCACCCTGCCGGAGCTGCTCTTCCGCCGCCGGGTGCCTGCCGTCTACGAGAACACGGTCAACTTCGTCGGCTTCGCCTTGCTGCTGATGCTGTTGATCTATATCAATGTTCAAGATTTCCTCAACCCGATCGTGCTTCCCTAAAAATGCAAGAAGACCTGACCCCCACACCGGAAGATATTTCGTTTGATGAGGTGCTGAGCGCGCTGCGCGACGAGTCGCAGCCTATGCCGGCGCGCCTGCTGTATGGCTTCTCCAACCTGGACGGCGTGGAAGCCGGGGCGCTGCGCGCCGTGTGGCCGGGCTTGTCCGCCGCCCGCCGGCTGGGCGTGCTGGAGGACCTGGAGGCTTTGGCCGAGGGCAACGTGATCTTGTCGTTCGACGCGGTCAACCTGATCGCCCTGGACGATGAAGAGCCGCGGGTGCGCGTGACCGCCGTGCGCGCTTTGTGGACCTCTGAGCAGCCGGCGTTCCTGGAACGGCTGCTGCGCTTGGTGCAAGATGACCCGGTGGGGGAAGTGCGCGCCCAGGCCGCGGCGGGCCTGGGCCAGTATGTGCTCTGGGGCGAGCTGCAGTCCATCCGCCCGGCAGACCTGCAGCAAGCGGAACAAGCCCTGCTGCGCACCTACGAAGACGACCCCGATGAACTGGTGCAGCGCCGCGCCCTGGAAGCCCTGGGCTATTCCAGCCGCCCGGAAGTGCCTGACCTGATCGAGCAGGCCTATGAGCGTGACGACGATGACTGGATCGGCAGCGCCCTGTATGCCATGGGCCGCTCCGCCGATGACCGCTGGACGCGCCCGGTGCTGGACCGGCTGAAGGACCACAACGCCGAGCTGAGCCGCGAGGCGGCCCGGGCGGCGGGCGAGCTGGAGATCGGCGAGGCCCTGCCGGCCCTGATCGACCTGCTGCAGGACGAGGACGCTGAGCTGCGCCTGACGGCGGCCTGGTCGCTTTCGCAGATCGGCGGCGAGGGCGTGGAAGACGCCCTGGAAGAGCTGCTCGAGCGCAGCGAGGACGAAGAAGAGATCGAGCTGCTGGAGGACGCGCTGGAAAACCTGGCCTTCACCCATGAAATGTCCGAGATGCCCATTTTGGATTTTTCGCCGGATGACCTGGAAGACCTGGTGCGCCCCGACCTGCCCATCGACGAGGATGACGACCCCGAACTGGATTAGTCGGGCCGGGTTGTGCGCGGCCGCGCTGGGCTGCCTGGCTGTGCCAAGCCTGGCGCCACTGGCCGCTCCGGCGTCTGCTGCGACCGCGGCTGCCGCCCAGCAAGGGGTGCAGGTGGTGGAGCAAACGCACAGCTATCTGTTCAACGATTCGCTGCATTTCCAAGCCGAGTTTGCCGCCAGCATGCGCATCATGAACGCCTTTGTCTTCTATGAGTGGGAGGGCAGCGGGCGGCACTGGGTGTATGAAGGCGAGCTGAGCGAGAACCGCCTTTTGGATGTTAACGTGCCCCTGGAGGCGGCCAACCAGCCGCCGCCCTTTACTGAAGTCCGCTATTGGTTCCGCTTCGCCGATCTGCGCGGCCTGGTTCACGAGAGCCAGGTCTATTCATTCTTCTACGACGACAACCGCTACGCCTGGAACAGCTACCAGGACGGGCCGTTCACGCTGCACTGGTATGCCGGCGACGCGGGCTATGCGGCTTCGATCCTGGCGGCCGCTCGCCAGGGCGTGCTGCGCACCCAGGCGCTGCTGCCGGGCGCGCAACTGGCCGCGGCCACACTGCGCGTGTATGAGGACGCCGCCGATGTGCAGCTGATCGCCGGGCGTTCCGGGATCGCCTGGCAGGCCGGCCACACGGACCCGGCGGCCGAGATGCTCTTGCTGGCCCTGCCGCCCGGCCCCGGCCAAAGCCTGGAGGTGCAGCGCCAGGTGCCGCATGAAGTGGCGCACCTGATGCTGTACCAGACCCTGGGGCCGGAGCCGTATGCCCGCTTGCCGGTCTGGCTGAATGAGGGCATTGCGGCGCAGGCCGAACTGTATTCCGACCCGGAAGCGGCGGCGCTGCTGGCCGCGGCGGCCGGGCAGGGCAGCCTGCTGCCGCTGGCGGCGCTGTGCGCCAGCTTTCCGCAGGATGCGGCCAGCGCCCGGCTGGCCTATGCCCAGGCGGGCGACTTTGTGCACTACCTGGTGGAAACCTATGGCCAGACCGGCTTCCACCTGTTGGTGGACGCTTATTTGCACGACGGGGAATGCCTGGGCGCCCCGCAACAGGACTTCGGGACCGACCTGAACGGCCTGCAGACCGCATGGCAAACGGCGCGCTTCACCGCCTCGCCGCAGGGCGTTGAATTTTGGCTGGCGGCGGTGCCGTGGCAGACGATCCTGGCTTCGGCCGGGGCAGCGCTGGCCCTGTTCCTGGTGCTGCGGCTGAGTGGGCGGAGATAGCGATCAGCAGTCAGCAATCAGCGTTCAGCAATACATAAGCCCATGTCCAACCAACGACTCCACATCTTGATATCCGGCCATGTGCAGGGTGTGGGCTTTCGCTATTTTGTGATGCGCCAGGCGCAGGAGCTCGGCCTGAGCGGCTGGACCCGCAACCTGCATGACGGCCACGTGGAAGCTGTGGCTGAGGGTCCGCGGCCAGCACTGGAGCGGCTGTTGGTTGCCGCCCGTCAGGGGCCGCCGGGCTCGGCGGTGAGCGATGTGCAGGCGGAGTGGGGCGCGGCGACGGGGGAGTTCAGCGGGTTTGAGGTGGTTGGGTAGGGGCGGTTTGCAAACCGCCCCTACGCGATTGGTGTGGTAGGCAGTTGCAAACCGCCCCTACACCTCTACCACCTTCATCACTTCATCACCATAGTGATTGATGACCTTGACCGCGATTTTGCCGGTCTTCGGTTTGGGGAAGGGGCGCGAGGTGGTTGAGTACAGTTCATCCCAGACGTCTTCGTTGATTTCTGCCTTGAGTGCTTTCTTGAGTTTCTCGTAAGGCTTGTCTGCGCCCAGGAAGTAGGCCTGGGTGACGAAGAAGGCTTCGTCGTTGTAGTTGGTGTCCACGAACCAGGCGGCGATGTCGTGCTCCGGATCACCGCTGCCGCTGCTGCGGATTTCGCTCTTCACCGGGTCGTAGACGTCCACGCCCAGCACCTCCACCTGCGCGCCGCCTTCGGCTTCCCTGACCTTGATCTCGGGCTCGCCGAAGGCCAGGAAGAGGTTGCCCGAGCCAGTCTTTTTGAGCAGGTCGCCCATCGACAGGTCGGGGTTGATTTTGACCTTCAACACCCGCAGGCCATTGACCTGGCTGGGTTCGGAGAAGGCAGATGCATCGAAAGAAGTGGCGGCCACCACAAGCAAATCGGCAAACTTTTTGGATACGCGGGCTGCCTGGCGGATGAAGTCGTCGTCCACGCTGCCGAATTCCGGGCCGATGGAGACAGCCACCTTTTTGACGCCGTTTTCGCTCTGATACTCGCCGACGGCTTGTACTTCCGGCCCGCTGGGCAGGATGTCCAGATTGGTGAATTCCAAGCGGGCGTCCTTCTCGCCGGTTTGCACGCCGGCCTTGAGCATGTTCTCGACGATGGTCTGCGCAAAGCGCTCGGTGGAGAGCAGCTCTTGCCGGTCCGAGACGCGATGCGGCGAAAGCGATTCGACTGTGAACGGGCCGGCGACGCGCACCAGGTCTTTGGCCTCCAGCGGCTGGTCGTAGAGGATTTCCTGGGCGGGCTCCTCATCGTTGGCCAAAGATTTCAATGTGATGTGCGGCACGGTCTTGTATTCAAAGCCCATGGAGATACTGGCCTCGTCCTTGAGCCGGTAGTAGGGATATTTGGCGCTCATCAGCCGAGTGCGGGCCAAGGCCAGGGCTACGCGCGAAGTGTCCGTGGTGATCCAGCGCCGACCCCATTGCTCCGCCACATAGGCTGTAGTGCCCGAACCGCAGGTGGGGTCGAGCACTATGTCGCCGGGGTCGGTGGTCATGAGGATGCAACGCTGAATTACAATTTGGTTCGTCTGAACTACATAAACCTTTTGCATTCCACTCCCAGATGCAGTATCGCTCCAAAGGTTTATTAACGGTGTTACAGGCAAGTCATCCAGATACCGCTTGTAAGACAGACCGGATCCGGTCTTAACTATCCTGCCTAGAGCAGCAAGTTTTTCCAAACCATCCAAAGAGGTTTTCCAGTGCGCGCCGCTTGAAGGAGTGTATTTTCTTCCCTCAAAGTTAAAAATCTGATCTTTGCTTGACGCACCAGCAGATTCCAGAATCTGGGTTCGGAAGATTCTGCCGCTAACGGTTCCCCAATCTTGCTTTTCTTGCTTACTTAGATTCCTAACTGTCCCATCTGCTAGTTCAACTTTGTTGTACGCCTCATATCCCTGATCCGGCGTCTTTAAATAATAAAGTTGCCGATATTTAAGGTTTGACTTGTCTTTAGCGTACCAAACAATATAGTCCGACACGTTATCCAAGGTTGATGAGCCGAAACCGCCAGTTTTTTGAAAGGTGATTTGTGAGACAAAATTGTTAGCCCCAAAGACCTGATCCATTAAAGTTCTGACAAAGTGAACATTTTCGTCTGAAATTTGGACAAAGCATGAACCGCTTTGATCTAACAATTCCCTGGCAGTTGTTAGCCTTTGCAGCAGATAGGTCAGGTATGAATGGATGCCCAGTTCCCATGTGTCACGAAAAGCCTTTACTTGCTCAGGTTGGCGAACGAAGTCTTCTACTTTGTTTTCTTTTACATCTCGTTTCCTTGTAGACACCTGCCAGTTTGAGCCGAACTTAATCCCATAGGGCGGGTCAATATAGATGCACTGCACCTTGCCGCGCATGCGCTCTTTTTCCAGCAGGCTGTTCATCACCAGCAGCGAATCGCCCAATATCATGCGGTTCTGCCAGTTGTCCTCGTGCTCGTAGAACTCCACGGCTTTGGCGATCTGTGTCTCCGCCGTCTCGCCAAAGAGCATCATCTGCGCGTTTTCGTCCGCGCCCAGCTTCAGGCGAGCAATGATGGCCTCCGGCGCGATCTTCTCCTGCACATAAATCGGCACGGTGGGCACGGAGAATTCGGCGCCTTGCTCCTCTTTGCCCGCCCAAACCAACTGCGGGTCCAGCGAGGGGTCGTAGGCGTATTTCTTCTTCACCGGCTGCTTCTGGCGCGCGGGCAGCTTCTCGGACTCCTCCTGGGTGGGGATGCGCACCCGTTTGGTCTCGTGCTTGTAGGAGCTAACCGGCGCGGCGGTGGTGACGGGTTTCTTCTTGATGGGTTTTCGTTTTGGCATGGCAGTCTCGTTAAACCAATTCTTGTGGGCTCAGGCTCTCAAAGCCTTTGTCCATCCCCAGGCGGATCAGGTTCTGCACTTCGTGGATGTCCTGCACCTCCAGCATGGCCCAGCGGCCGTGCTGGCCCAGGTTGTTCACCGCGGGCACCCAATATTCCCGGGCGGTCTTGACCTTCAGGGCCTTCTTGTCGTCCTTCTTGCCGGTCACTTCGACTATCAAGTTCAGTTTTTCTTTGTCCGGCATTTCCAGCACAGCGATGAAATCCGGATGGTAGGAGAGCGAGTTGCCCTGGTGCTCGTAGGGGATGACGAATTGCAGGCGCTCGTTCTTCACATAGGCCAGCACTTCAAGCATCTGCTCCAGGCGCTTGGCTACGCCTTGCTCCCACATCTCCGTGTCGGCCACCACGTAATTCACATGGCTCTTCACCGTTTCGTGCACCTCTTTGGTGGTCAGGAAATCTACATAGCGGGTGGAACCGAGCGCATCGTAGGGCGCCAGGATGGGCAGCAGTTTCTTCTCGCCGTCCTCGCTCAGGTGGTCGGCCACAATGCCCTGCTGTATCTTGGTCAGTGCGCCGTTGAAGTACTCACCGATGGATAAATAGCCGATGACCATGCGGTCCTTGAGTACCACCTGGGTTTGCACGTATTGCTCAACAATGCGCTTAAGTTGCGGGTACAGCCAGATTTTCGGATCCCCGTCTGCATCTTCGTAATAGCGACTGAGCAGGGCTTCCGTAAGGTGGGTGATGACGGTGCCTTCGCGGCGCTCTTTGATTTTTTCCAAATCCTCTTTGATTTC
Proteins encoded in this region:
- the mvaD gene encoding diphosphomevalonate decarboxylase; the encoded protein is MTQATAVAHPNIAFIKYWGNQDQALRLPSNGSISMNLDGLHSHTSVRFTSSLAGDELLLDGKTASPEQTQRVTAFLDLVRGQAGIASPARVESRNNFPSGAGIASSSSAFAALALAASASAGLQLDEAALSRLARRGSGSASRSVPGGFVEWRPGSDAESYASSIAPATYWDLVDCIAVISEAHKATGSTAGHVLAGSSALQAARLAGAPQRLEQCRTAIQKRDFEALAEVAELDCHLMHAVMMTSQPGLHYWLPASLEVMEAVRAWRAAGTPAFYTLDAGPNVHVLCPASGADALSAALQQVPGVLRVLRAGAGGPAQLLPAS
- a CDS encoding site-2 protease family protein produces the protein MTLILFVVALVSLIVLHELGHFFAAKFSGIKVKEFGIGLPPRVMTLFKWGETDFTLNALPLGGFVLPEGENDPDVPGGLSAAPPLKRIFVLLAGPAMNLLAAVVLYFIIFMQIGAPDLSRVEVMSISPDSPAQTAGLQVGDVLLRVDGQPVTSSQRLQELIYASLGEQIELTIERAGEEHNLYLVPRDPPPPDGAIGIAMGNPSVAANPAQALSLGVQMVRQQADNLLRLPGRLLSGTANEDEGRLIGYKGMYDIFTAVRAADTAPQSPTPAGVNTMSFFASISISLGILNLLPLPALDGGRILFTLPELLFRRRVPAVYENTVNFVGFALLLMLLIYINVQDFLNPIVLP
- a CDS encoding HEAT repeat domain-containing protein; the encoded protein is MQEDLTPTPEDISFDEVLSALRDESQPMPARLLYGFSNLDGVEAGALRAVWPGLSAARRLGVLEDLEALAEGNVILSFDAVNLIALDDEEPRVRVTAVRALWTSEQPAFLERLLRLVQDDPVGEVRAQAAAGLGQYVLWGELQSIRPADLQQAEQALLRTYEDDPDELVQRRALEALGYSSRPEVPDLIEQAYERDDDDWIGSALYAMGRSADDRWTRPVLDRLKDHNAELSREAARAAGELEIGEALPALIDLLQDEDAELRLTAAWSLSQIGGEGVEDALEELLERSEDEEEIELLEDALENLAFTHEMSEMPILDFSPDDLEDLVRPDLPIDEDDDPELD
- a CDS encoding acylphosphatase, giving the protein MSNQRLHILISGHVQGVGFRYFVMRQAQELGLSGWTRNLHDGHVEAVAEGPRPALERLLVAARQGPPGSAVSDVQAEWGAATGEFSGFEVVG
- a CDS encoding site-specific DNA-methyltransferase is translated as MPKRKPIKKKPVTTAAPVSSYKHETKRVRIPTQEESEKLPARQKQPVKKKYAYDPSLDPQLVWAGKEEQGAEFSVPTVPIYVQEKIAPEAIIARLKLGADENAQMMLFGETAETQIAKAVEFYEHEDNWQNRMILGDSLLVMNSLLEKERMRGKVQCIYIDPPYGIKFGSNWQVSTRKRDVKENKVEDFVRQPEQVKAFRDTWELGIHSYLTYLLQRLTTARELLDQSGSCFVQISDENVHFVRTLMDQVFGANNFVSQITFQKTGGFGSSTLDNVSDYIVWYAKDKSNLKYRQLYYLKTPDQGYEAYNKVELADGTVRNLSKQEKQDWGTVSGRIFRTQILESAGASSKDQIFNFEGRKYTPSSGAHWKTSLDGLEKLAALGRIVKTGSGLSYKRYLDDLPVTPLINLWSDTASGSGMQKVYVVQTNQIVIQRCILMTTDPGDIVLDPTCGSGTTAYVAEQWGRRWITTDTSRVALALARTRLMSAKYPYYRLKDEASISMGFEYKTVPHITLKSLANDEEPAQEILYDQPLEAKDLVRVAGPFTVESLSPHRVSDRQELLSTERFAQTIVENMLKAGVQTGEKDARLEFTNLDILPSGPEVQAVGEYQSENGVKKVAVSIGPEFGSVDDDFIRQAARVSKKFADLLVVAATSFDASAFSEPSQVNGLRVLKVKINPDLSMGDLLKKTGSGNLFLAFGEPEIKVREAEGGAQVEVLGVDVYDPVKSEIRSSGSGDPEHDIAAWFVDTNYNDEAFFVTQAYFLGADKPYEKLKKALKAEINEDVWDELYSTTSRPFPKPKTGKIAVKVINHYGDEVMKVVEV